Genomic window (Vigna radiata var. radiata cultivar VC1973A chromosome 1, Vradiata_ver6, whole genome shotgun sequence):
TTATTCTTAATCAAACACAATGAACACTAAAACAATCATTTTAGACATAGCCAACAAGATACAATAACATACATACCAGCAACAATAATTTCATAcatgttggaaaaagaatggcttagtttcaacaccaagaggggggtgaattggtgaaaataaaaaatcagagtcttttcaaaataattttcgcaaagtataaaactttcaaaagtttcttgaatctcaatgaaaaagataaatcagtgcatcagaaaatagttgactatattgaaaataaagttgacttgaaattaaagagattagAGATAGAGAATTTaaacacagtttttatactagttcagccAAACTGCATACATCCAGCGTCTTTCCtgtacccggaagcaaatgcactataatggtcaaggtttttgcaacaaggtttctatagagacctccacgtcaaaatataaaacacctctctaatcctctaaccaaaatataggcatacaagacccaaagaacaacaacgagatatcccctctcctgtagtgtttgtcaactttgaacaatcttcAAAGTTCCCAGAATGCAGTAAGTCCTCTTcctataatcacaacaggaCAACCATAATCTTTataagattgagagaagtagatgatAACGTTTCTACAACGCCTCAATGTGCAGTATGATCGAGTCTTTCTTTCAGCACAACAACCTTGCTCTTCAAGCAACTATCAAAGAGAGATCTTCATGGTCTTCTTGAGTAGTTCTTGGAGATTTTCACAGAGATCAAGATCtgaaacaatagaatgaaaatgttagaataacCAAAGTCTCTGTGGAATACAGAATCACGTTTATTTATAGCTTTCTGTTAAACAGACACTCCTGTAGTCgactatgctactaatacagtcgacttcaGTTTGACAATTAAGAGAGTTAAAACATTTAGTAACAGTTagaccaaccaaattgattacagatttaattcagttgactagtAATTAATGATtggtcaaagaaacaaaatataatcgttatagttcacaagcatcaacaaaaattcaaaacataactaactaagtcgagtagcctgcgcatacagtcgactatgtcacttcaatgcagttttaaaaatctttctttgcaaaaatactcatagcactgtttttgaaaattatgcaaagtcacgagttttaatcctAGAAACGCTTGCTTAGAGCTCAAGAAATCCTAGAAACGCCTATAGAACACAGAAAAGATATCAGAGAAAGTCCTTAGAACCTTTATCAACAAGGAACTAGGAATAGAGACTAAAACACACATGCGATTAGGAAATCACTATGTATAACCTCAACCTATGAGCGGAAAGGAAAAAAGAGTCGTAACTTACATGCGCTATAGAAGAAATTGATTGGGTAAAAACATAGGTCTTATTAATGTGGTCGTTTAGCCAGCTCTTGATCGTCAAAGAGATGACTTAATTAGAAGCCAGATACCTTAGAGAGAAAGTAGAAAAACTCAAGGAACAAGCTTTTAGAGAGATAGTTtgtgttttagataatgagacgTGATATTAATTTGTGCTTATATTATAAacctttattattaaaattagtcgGTCTCATTAGAATAAAACACTCCTCtactttaaattttcaaatttttaagttaTCACAAAATATAACTCATGCATGCACTCATTGtcatttctttcattaaaataattcgACCTCCAATTTTGgaagaatatatataatgaagaaaaatatttctagTATGGtaggattaaatatgattttttttaaaattttattaggaaaaaatattttaaaatattatttcttaaacaaagttttatgttttctttttcttaaaattttctcaCAATGCACCCTTCTACCTATAACCCCTTGCAATGAAAGATGATgaaaattcaacattttttttcttattacgATTTATGGTATGCATTTggttaaatgaagaagaagatgaaccgTCCAAATGAAGAAAATTCATGAATTTCTCATTGCATGTAAAAGTTTTACAGTGCATGAAAAAGCTGAAGCAAGAGAAcgttgggtgttgctccctacacctcctcaaGTGGGActtgtacctccccattaatttaatttatttcaaaaatattctacacctccccactattttctttttttccaaaaataccctatacctccccactatccttaaccgtctttctctttttttttctctttctctctctacattaatggagtattcacgtggttcagatttgaatttgtaacatattacaaaatataaaatttagaggaaactttaatattagtacttctaccattaccattttataaaattaaaaattagatgcaaatacaaaaataataaacataataatattaatagtaaataatgatatattattattattattattatatactaactttataatgacgaaagaactaaataaattctaaatcttgtacaaataactttttttttatattttaagtatttaataatatttttatattatttatctaataaattaaatattttattcaagtatttgagtcaaacatgtcggtgagttaaaacataatataatgttaaaaattatagatattatatgtaaaaaaaaagatacatgtatataaacatttttctataaatttagaacaaaattttacgatttattaagtaataaagaaaaaaatatattcaacaacaaaaataagattgaatcaaacatatttaagaaaatatatctaacttcaaatttaagtcatgtaaatgctccattaataagccatgtaaatgctccattaatttagagagaaagagaaagattgttaagaatagtggagaggtgtagggtatttttggaataaaagaaaatagtgggaaggtgtaaaatatttttaaaataaattaaattaatgggaaGTATAGGTTCCACTTGGGGAGGTATAGTGAGCAACACGTTTATATACTACTCATAACAAAAACCGTGAAAGAGGctcaaaagaaaatgaacaaataaAGAAGGCGAACTTCTTCCGCACCTCCATAATGTCATCCTGCACTTTCATAGACTATTGAAGTGACATATTTACCCTTATTTTTAATCTTCTTCTTTACAAAGAAATATGTGAAGGTGCAGAAAGAATGTGCCAAGAAGAAGGCATTAACCCTTATGAGAAGCAGCTTCCTAAATTTCTTCTCCCATCGTATAAAgaaatttctcattttgttctgaaaataaaaaataacattccaattgtataacttaaaatttatttttttcttggaaacaatatttttaaattatataattaaaaaactaaaaataatttatgaattgtataataaaaaaagtttctaaattatataatttaaaagtcatttttaactttcaatttacaaaataaaaaatgcaaaagatatattttttctatatggagTACATTTATGAATGTGCGGAAAGAAACTGTCCACTTCTAAAGCtcgcatattttttttttccttttcttagttCTTAACTCAATTATTTTCTATGAATTAATTATTCTCTAtgaatatatatagaaaaggGAAAGATACTTGGATAAAGAAAATGATCATatcaaaatttcacaaaaatatatttaaaaatctattttattaatttttatttgttatggcataaaaaatttaaaatgatataataatatgGTTTTTCAGActtaatttttgaagaaaaaaatattattaatgcaTGAAGACATAAATGCAAATAAGCACAACAGGGTGACATTTGAGAAAAGGATAAGGGATGATAAGATAAGGGGTATagtatttaattgttatttcaCTTGGAAAAAAATTCACATGTCTCgctatttattatatatctatttaaaaaatatttacacatatttgaaaatttataagtattgtgattatttaaaaaaatatattttataaacttttaaaataaaatctacataaaattaaaaaaaataatataatatgcatataaattaaattaaaatttaattttaattaaatttaatctaataaaatataaaataattttaattttaattaaatttaacttaataaaatataaattaaatttttattttaattttttttatgagtaaTACATATCCGTGAAAGATAATATGATACTTACGTCCAATTGATTTATAAATGGATATTAAATTATCCCTTACccgaaaataataaatatatacaaatatcaattatttaccaaaaattttatccCTAAATATCTATAAACATAAATGCTTTTATCATTCCGTATAGTATGAAAATAGACAACATATGATTGGGTTTTGTCTCCAGCTTCTCTCCCTCCCCTCCAcccatttctctctcccttcaCACATATAAATGAGATAAATGAACTTTAGAATggttatttaaactttttcttcttccataaCTGGTTACGAAGAGAAAAGACATAAAGGACGAAGaaataagtgaaaaagaaagaaattaaattgaataaaaatatacaaaacaacaatgaaattaaaatgttttttttttattttcactattaatattattactgtTAATATTTGATGGCAACCTCTTTCAGCTACGTTAGTCCAAAACTTAGGAGTAAGCAAAGAGATGATCCCTATGATGGATAAGGCCTATGATGGATAAGGTTGCAGAAATGGATGGGAAAATGATGATATAATGTGCAAATGATGGTGGGGTGGTAATATGTCCACTACCTTTAGTGATAGGATGGTGATTTTGTATAGTTTGAAGATTCAAGGAGAGGTAAGGTCAACTCCATAAGATAGGTGACTAGAAGGATCTCTAGAGTTGTTCTAGTCATGATTAAGGAAGAATAAGGCTACAATTTGGCAACATAACATATTACTAGTTTCCAAAATGAAATACAAAggtggagacacctctatttatataGGCCAAGGGTATCTCCTTCTAATCCTAAAAGCACGATTTCTGATCTTTGCCCTCATCGGCAAAAAATGAGGCATTTTAACATCTCCAATGATGTGAGGACATGTGGCTAATCACAAAATACAATCCTCTCTATTCCTAGAGTGTCATGTGGCTACTACTAGAagcaaatcctctccaatggtaGAGGGACATGTGACCACTACCAAAACGAAAAACTCTCCACTCCTATAATTAAGATGCCATGTGACTACTTGTTAAAAAGCAAATACTCTCCAATGCaagcatgacacatgacacATGACACATGATACACACTTTTCACCttatttgaaaaggaaaaatccTATGCTATTTAGATCTTAGTACAAACCTTAatcaaacctacactacatgaCCGAATACAAAACTTAAATTCTACACTACTCCTTTTTCTTTAGTGTTTCACCTGCAACTTCAACATCtcattttttaatcttcaaaaataatttttaattttttctcttttttcttaaaaacattTTGCATTTCCTTTAGTACGGATTTCGAAAtctaattcataattattttaaattttatttttagatttaaaatttgataataatctaatctaatttaaaattttaatatcatttaatatacatttatagcttaataaatatttaatatacgtttttaaattattatttttattatatgataattaCAGAACTAACGTGAATACTCACAAACTTTTCCCAATGGTTTTTACTacataaatatatctttaacactatattttatatgttaacgAGGactttataataacatttaaatacaTATACGTAAAATCCACCCTTACACAAACCATCAAACTTTAAGCTTGAACAATACactattttcttacaaattGACCATTGTCACTGTTAATTTTTCATGGTCAAATTCATGCTAAAATCCCATAGCTTCTTAGCCAAATCCATGTCCCTTCCCTGCAAACATGTTTCTGAAACATTATTATCTGTAAAATATTTGCCATTGATTCCACTCACTTCTGGGTGCAATGCTAAATAGCATGTTGTTGATGCTCCCTATCATCATGTAAGACAAAAAAATACTAAgacaaaactatatatttaacaCTAAGACTTAAAACTCTGAAACTTTTAAGACTATATTTTCATGGTGATTCAACTTACTTGCTCCACATTTTTCACCACAAATCGCTCTATGTAATGTAAAAATGGACTTAATATATTCCTTAGACCTGCATAAACCATACAAAGATGGCTATAAAGCTCAACGTGAATATCATCTTATAGAAAAAGTATacttgaaaatatatatatatatattacctaTACGTTGATGTtgcaatatataattataaagacATGTATGTTTGAATTCATCATGAACACATTGTTGTCATTTTTAAGCAATGTCATTGTTTATGTACAAAATACAAGATTAATATCAAAACTGTATGTATTGAAACTTTTGGAAGATACTTCAAAGTAGGATTGTGTACATCTGATAGTTTAATTATTTAGGAATTTAAACAcgattatttacattattttcatGTAGActgtaaatttatataaatatagtaattaattacCTGTGAGAAATCGATTCTGAAGATATATATTTGTGTTGGTTATAAATCCTGGATGAAGAGAATTCGCAGTAATATCTACTCCATCTTCCTGgtcaattttaatattgaacAAAAGTATTATGTAAATATCAAAAACAACTATTTAATGCATCTTgttgtttcttaattttgaaaaattacatcATAAATAAGAAAAACGACCTCTAATTTTTGTACGCTTTAATTTATTGTCCTaatacattttttcaaaatagaaaataatgcATTATTGGAAAGCATCTTTTttgctaaaataaaaataaatacttttgtcaaataaaaaacaagaccAGAAACTTAAGCTTTTTAGGATATTAGATTGCTGGTTAAAAGTACACCTTTAAAACTTTTCTAAAGACTGTGAAGCTCTGTATCAGCAAGGTTCACCAGGTTTTGTcttaaaagaaactaaaggCTCTGATATGGTGAAACTAAACAGTTGAAGAACAGCATGGGAGCATTAATGAACGATACAAATATACAGCATGGGAGcattaatttgagataatatcatTATATCAATAATCATGTTTTAGTGCttcatataatcatatatatcttaccaacaataaatatttcgataacataacttaaataaaaatattaagaaattgattttaaattttattcaaccttacaaaatcaaaatcaatttgtgTATCAATTTATATACTATCAAATCgccttatttttaattaatgtaaaactttCACTACTCTAAACTTTTATCACAACTTTATAAtcaaaaaatctttaaaaaaaagaatgaaaaaataggtcatatatttaaattgtttttatcttgtgtAAAACTATTTACTATACTAAATTGTTTTTACCTTAAGTGAAACTATTTAATATACTAAAACATAACGTAAAAAGATTTAACAACTTTTAAAGAAGTGTTTCTAAGAAATTAATGAATATGGTAATTAGGAGGAACAATCCTATGGTTCACAAACTCAGATTCTAACAATGGAAGTTCATTAGTGCAAGtaggatgtttttttttttttttttatgacggggtaaaatgaatttttttatgacaGGTGTTATAATTCATAATTGCAGAAATCACAAAAAGATTAttctttttatgatataataaaaatgatatccTTAACCTATTATTATGACGAGtatccttttattatttataataattattacttttagtaaaaaatgtcaccaataaatttattttgacaaataaataataaatcgcCATAAATTCTACATTAGTGGTTACAGAAACATATTAGTTGGTATTTATTTACTTCTAAAAACCAATAAAACATAACAACTCTGGAATTTTTAGTatgtgtaaataaaaattaaacctttttgtttcttctgctttttttttaatggtttggTATcttacatacatacatatatatatatatatatatatatatatatatatatatatatatatatatatatatatatatatatattaactgtgatataatgaaaaatttaatgtgGTATAACCTTGAAACGTCTTGCAAGTTCATTGGCATGTaaaatgtttgcaagctttgaTTGTCCATAGGCACGTGAATTGTTGTAACTGTACATATAAGAAAGCAAATGAATTATGAAAAACACACATATTTTGCAATCATACtgtaattctaatatttttgtatGCTGAAATCTTTATATcctaaaaatgaaatagaaaatgataTCTTTTCACTCAAGTCATCAATAGATGAAATATATTACACAGGTTGTATATTTGGTAAAACAATTACCACTAATAATGAAAATTGATACTGAGATTTATTTTATGGTGGACATGAGATCAACCCTAATAAAATCAACATTAATTAGTTCATCTACCAAAAAAACGATAgatattatattgattataacaATGTTTGTacaaaactattattatatgataatgATTGACACAATACTTTGCATAGATTTGAAGTACTTGGTATACCTTGATGGATCGTTAAGTTTGTCAAAAAGGATTCCGTTAGGATAAGTAAATCTATGACCCATGGAGGAGACATTAATAATTCTTCCTTGTATCTTACTTTCTCTTGCtgttttcttcatattttccaACAACAGATTTGTTAGAAGAAAATGACCTGTCAAATTATGTTCcacaaaatacaaaacattgagattattttcacaattttccCCAACccaatatcataataaaattaatgtaatgaaTACCTAAATAATTTATAGCAAATTGAAGTTCAATGTTGTCCTTGGATAGCATGAAAGGGGATGCACAAATCCCTGCATTGTTTCTTagaatttaagagaaaaaaaaaagttagaaaaatagtaaatgaaagaaaaagttgaatgaTGGAGTTGGTGCTTACATCAAAATATTCAATGGAAGAGAAGTTGAATTAAACTCATCAGCAAAATGATGAACAGAAGCCATTGAACTTAGATCCAACTTCATGACATCAACTTTAGCAGTGGGAAATTGCTTAAGTATTGAATCCTTAACATTAAAAGCATCCATCATATCAATCACTCCCATTATGACATGCACACCACGCAATGCAAGAACACGAGCTGTCTCAGCACCTATACCACTTGATGCACCTATTGTTCTTTCAACACCAACAACaacttcaattaaaaatgtCTATGCATGtaaatgacaaagaaaataaatgagatAATATGAAAGAATAATCCATTGAggaagggaaagaagaatgtGACCAGTAACAATAGCAGTAAGAGCAGTGGCGTCGATTCCGAGAGTAACTTCTTCTGCAGTGGATGACCATGAAAACCCAGAAACTCCTCTTCTTTTGAATGGCCacatcttctctttttctctgtcTCTAATTCTCAACTCAATTCTTCTGTATATCAGTTCCAAAATTATACTATTAATTGCTCATACATAAATTATGGGTGGGTTGGTGCACCTACATGAAATCATAAATGAAgtattttatataaagttttcatcaaaaaattttaatataaaatttatttataatgccaCGTCATCAATACTTAAAcggccgttaacgatttttaacccAGTGACTGAATTGCTTCAATTAGCAGTTctgaggactcaattgggaaagtttaaaagaaagagaccAAAGTGGGAGGACCGAACGAAAATAGgaacgcctaaatggtttaaaccttaaagATATAACTAATTAACATTTtctgaatttatttaattatattaattaagaaataatttatattaattattaaaaaaaggcttaatacctctaaTGGTTCGTATTTTCGTTAAGTTTGTTCACTTTggttctcatgttttttttctgttcaatgttatcctaaagagtgtaaattttgttcaatttggtcctttttgctaacgccgtttaaatcgttaacgatCAAATCTTCACATGTGCAATTAGAGAGTGAACTGTCATTTATGTTGTGACGTGGACTAGATCAGTCATCATCATAGGGACCACATTcgaaaataattaacagaaatgaggactaaattgaacaaccttcattcattacaaaacataGAGCCACATCActatcttcttcaaccttcagcccaaccaaaaatagaaaccctactttctttctaaaaatctaACCCTAGCGCCGCCACACCTAAACCCTCAGGCCACCACCGCAATCACCACATACCTGCAAACGAAACCCAGAAGACCATTACCATGACGCGGCTGCGACCACCTCCACGCACCACCATCTTCATCGCGCGCCTTCaccaccatcatcttcttcacctACCGTAGCGATTGAGGGTTTCGATTTGGgggtttttgttgtgttatctGGTTTTTGTAAATTGGAATGTAtgattttcatttcaaaattgatttgggGAATGCTTGGTTCTTCTCTGTTTTGCGAGTGGTTAGGGATTTTGTTCTTCCCTACAGGTATGGGTTTTGCAAATTGATTTGGGGAATGCTTGGTTCAAATTGGGAATGTTAGGGTTTCTGAACTTGGGGTTTTTCGTTTTGGGTTCATTTGATTTGCGATAATAGGTttcgtggtgattgttgttagATGCACGGGTGGCGCCAATGAAGGTACTGGTAGGTGGCCATGGGTGGTGTTTTTGGGTGATTGTTGGACAGAGAAAATGATGGAGGTGAGAAGATGGTGGCTGGTCGTGACCGTGGCGGCGGTGGTTAGGGTTAGGTGGTGGCTAGGGTTTTTGTGTAaggggaaattagggtttttggaggtaggagatgatgatgacgtgtcATGGGTGATGTGTCATTGATTGTACAACTGGACAGTTggtcgttaacgatttaaacggcattagcaaaaaggaccaaattgaacaaaatttacattctttaggacaacattgaatagaaaaaaaaacatagggaCCAAAGTGAACAAActtgacaaaaatagggaccatcaggggtattaagccttaaaaaaattaaaaagtgaaattgtGAGGTACATAAGTAGTTTATCCtacaatttcactttttttttttatttttaattaatataaatataattatactaaaaaaattaaaataagtcgTTTATCCtacaatttcaaaatattgtttaatataataaacttacttaaattaattttaataaaatttaatctatttattaaatttgaataacatgattataataataataattattaattattgaatgaaaaaaaattaatggattaaaaagaactattattttctaaatttatttaattcaaaaaaattgtgaacaaaattaatttacttacaaaaataattaagactatgaattttttatttaataatatttaaaatattaaattattaattactcataatttacattattttaaatatatttaaaaacattatttagtaattaaaaatgatttaaattaattaaaaaattaaaaaagtaaaattgtgtGGGTGCATGACTTCAATAAAACAAGTCGTCCGCCCcacattttcacttttttaattttttttattaatttaaatcatttataataaaaaaatgttattaattaattataattcgtaaaaaaatatagcataataaaaaaatttcaaaaaatttaattacaatgaaatgaaataaatttatgaatttatatttatataattacaataattatggTTAGAAATTATTCAATTCCcatcattttaaaacaaatttaatttaattacaaaaataattaaaaccataaaatagaTAAACTAGGATCATCTCATCCGATTTAGGATGAAGAAGACTTTGAAGCCAAGAGCTCCTTTACCCTATGCATTTTTGGTCACCCGGATCATGCAACGTTTCCAAATTCCATTGGATGATATCCGAGAGAACAAAAAGTTCATAATAACGGCATAAGTGATAATGTCCTTTGGATATAAGTAAATCTTTGACAATCAATGGGTTCACAAACATGCTCCTACTCCTGCTCAACGCTATCGTGTTGGACGTCCTCAACACCAACCACTTCCCT
Coding sequences:
- the LOC106769595 gene encoding short-chain dehydrogenase TIC 32, chloroplastic isoform X4; its protein translation is MWPFKRRGVSGFSWSSTAEEVTLGIDATALTAIVTGASSGIGAETARVLALRGVHVIMGVIDMMDAFNVKDSILKQFPTAKVDVMKLDLSSMASVHHFADEFNSTSLPLNILINNAGICASPFMLSKDNIELQFAINYLGHFLLTNLLLENMKKTARESKIQGRIINVSSMGHRFTYPNGILFDKLNDPSSYNNSRAYGQSKLANILHANELARRFKEDGVDITANSLHPGFITNTNIYLQNRFLTGLRNILSPFLHYIERFVVKNVEQGRDMDLAKKLWDFSMNLTMKN
- the LOC106769595 gene encoding short-chain dehydrogenase TIC 32, chloroplastic isoform X5, with translation MWPFKRRGVSGFSWSSTAEEVTLGIDATALTAIVTGASSGIGAETARVLALRGVHVIMGVIDMMDAFNVKDSILKQFPTAKVDVMKLDLSSMASVHHFADEFNSTSLPLNILINNAGICASPFMLSKDNIELQFAINYLGHFLLTNLLLENMKKTARESKIQGRIINVSSMGHRFTYPNGILFDKLNDPSSYNNSRAYGQSKLANILHANELARRFKEDGVDITANSLHPGFITNTNIYLQNRFLTAIFVWFMQV
- the LOC106769595 gene encoding short-chain dehydrogenase TIC 32, chloroplastic isoform X1 → MWPFKRRGVSGFSWSSTAEEVTLGIDATALTAIVTGASSGIGAETARVLALRGVHVIMGVIDMMDAFNVKDSILKQFPTAKVDVMKLDLSSMASVHHFADEFNSTSLPLNILINNAGICASPFMLSKDNIELQFAINYLGHFLLTNLLLENMKKTARESKIQGRIINVSSMGHRFTYPNGILFDKLNDPSSYNNSRAYGQSKLANILHANELARRFKEDGVDITANSLHPGFITNTNIYLQNRFLTGLRNILSSFLPRCIERFVXKNVEQGASTTCYLALHPEVSGINGKYFADNNVSETCLQGRDMDLAKKLWDFSMNLTIKN
- the LOC106769595 gene encoding short-chain dehydrogenase TIC 32, chloroplastic isoform X2, encoding MWPFKRRGVSGFSWSSTAEEVTLGIDATALTAIVTGASSGIGAETARVLALRGVHVIMGVIDMMDAFNVKDSILKQFPTAKVDVMKLDLSSMASVHHFADEFNSTSLPLNILINNAGICASPFMLSKDNIELQFAINYLGHFLLTNLLLENMKKTARESKIQGRIINVSSMGHRFTYPNGILFDKLNDPSSYNNSRAYGQSKLANILHANELARRFKEDGVDITANSLHPGFITNTNIYLQNRFLTGLRNILSPFLHYIERFVVKNVEQGASTTCYLALHPEVSGINGKYFTDNNVSETCLQGRDMDLAKKLWDFSMNLTMKN
- the LOC106769595 gene encoding short-chain dehydrogenase TIC 32, chloroplastic isoform X3 encodes the protein MWPFKRRGVSGFSWSSTAEEVTLGIDATALTAIVTGASSGIGAETARVLALRGVHVIMGVIDMMDAFNVKDSILKQFPTAKVDVMKLDLSSMASVHHFADEFNSTSLPLNILINNAGICASPFMLSKDNIELQFAINYLGHFLLTNLLLENMKKTARESKIQGRIINVSSMGHRFTYPNGILFDKLNDPSSYNNSRAYGQSKLANILHANELARRFKEDGVDITANSLHPGFITNTNIYLQNRFLTGLRNILSSFLPRCIERFVXKNVEQGRDMDLAKKLWDFSMNLTIKN